A single genomic interval of Malania oleifera isolate guangnan ecotype guangnan chromosome 11, ASM2987363v1, whole genome shotgun sequence harbors:
- the LOC131168096 gene encoding CASP-like protein 4B1, with translation MSNPGDPESKMPAESQTTAPLPSAPPAVDVECQTPVTGYGVSAIIRRWKREDLLNRGALALRGLTLLFSLLSFVIMASNNHGDWKDFDKYEEYRYLLAIAILSTLYSGGQALRHIHELSIGKLMLTQRKSAMLDFFGDQIVAYLLISSASAAIPLTNRMREGADNLFTDSSATAISMSFFAFMVLALSALISGFKLSNQSYI, from the exons ATGTCAAATCCCGGAGACCCAGAATCGAAAATGCCCGCAGAGTCGCAGACGACGGCTCCTCTCCCGTCGGCCCCGCCGGCCGTCGACGTCGAATGCCAGACGCCGGTGACAGGTTACGGCGTCTCGGCCATAATTAGGCGGTGGAAGAGAGAGGATTTATTGAATAGAGGCGCTTTAGCTCTGAGAGGATTGACTCTGCTCTTCTCCTTGCTTTCCTTCGTCATCATGGCGAGTAACAACCACGGTGATTGGAAGGATTTCGATAAATACGAGGAGTACAG ATATTTATTGGCCATAGCAATCTTGTCGACTCTGTATTCCGGGGGGCAAGCACTGAGACATATACATGAATTGTCCATCGGAAAACTCATGCTCACGCAGCGGAAATCGGCCATGCTCGACTTTTTCGGGGACCAG ATTGTAGCATACCTGTTGATATCGTCGGCGTCAGCGGCGATTCCATTGACGAATAGGATGAGAGAGGGGGCGGACAACCTATTTACCGACTCCTCCGCAACCGCCATCAGCATGTCTTTCTTTGCTTTCATGGTGCTGGCCTTGTCTGCTCTCATCTCTGGATTTAAACTTTCGAATCAATCTTATATCTAG
- the LOC131167617 gene encoding uncharacterized protein LOC131167617, with translation MEVLSCTDEQKVRYAAFKMNGDAKCWWLFENLLEGQRVVKVAFTWERFEELFLDRYFPSSTREENVGEFTNLTHRNMTVGEYVAKFVELSRFAPFMIPNKARKTEIFEKGLQRKIFEPVVEFQVQNFSDLVDKASVLEKCLQGSIEPSEQRKRPAPSSFQA, from the coding sequence ATGGAAGTACTTAGCTGCACGGATGAGCAGAAAGTCCGTTATGCCGCATTTAAGATGAATGGAGATGCGAAATGTTGGTGGCTTTTTGAAAACCTGCTAGAGGGACAGAGGGTAGTGAAAGTGGCATTCACCTGGGAACGATTTGAGGAACTGTTCTTGGACAGGTATTTTCCCTCGTCAACTAGAGAAGAAAATGTTGGGGAGTTTACCAACTTGACCCATagaaatatgactgttggggagtaTGTGgcgaaatttgtggagctatctcgcttcgcaccTTTTATGATCCCTAATAAGGCAAGAAAGACCGAAATATTTGAAAAAGGTCTGCAACGAAAGATCTTTGAGCCTGTGGTGGAGTTCCAAGTCCAGAATTTCTCAGACTTGGTGGATAAGGCTTCGGTACTGGAGAAGTGTTTGCAGGGTAGCATAGAGCCGTCAGAGCAGAGAAAGAGGCCTGCACCTTCTAGTTTTCAAGCTTAG